The genomic DNA tctgcctctaaaatttagaaaaaataatattaagttCAATATAACACTTAATCTTATGCCGGGAATCTGAGTGTGAGCactttctgagattaaattagAGACTTAATctttatcactttaaaatgtggtCATTTTAGACTATAGACGGCAATGGAGGAGGATAAAtgacataatattttttttatttaacctttatttatccagataaaagacccattgagatgaagatctctttcacaagggtgacctggccaagaaaggcagcagcacacatcatagtaataataaataaaagaaagattttgtgtatttgtgtaaaacTGTGTACGGATGTGACAATTAACCACACATCCAATAACTGATATAAACACATTGCATCATGGGAATTGTAGGATTGAGTGTTTCCAGAGCTCGAACATGAACATCTTCTGAacttaaatacaataaaaaataaaactactgAAGTGCCCTTTAATGTGTTGAAATGAGGGAGGAGTCATAATGTGGGAGGAGCCATGACATAAAAACTCAAACACagaatcagtgatttaaaattgtacattttattttataagaaaATGTATGTTTCCATTCAAAATCAACAGTCCTTCAAAGTTTAATACAACAAACTGTGGTGTGCACTTTTCTACCACTAGGTGTCAGTGTTAGCTGCAGTCAGTGTTATTACACTgggaaaattaaaaaaggttGACAATTGtttcaaagaaaaatacacaatattcacattttattccATTCAAGCTTAATTTAACAAGCTAtgtaaagatatatatatatatatttcaaataactttaatttaaattaaaaatataagtatttttgctgttttgtcaACCATTTTACACTTTTTCAGGGAACACTGTGCGATGAAATACTCCActggtaaaacaacaacaaaataagtgATTGTCCATTTCTGAAACGCAGCTTCATGATCATAAACAAAActtatttacaaaaacacaaacaatctgATGGATTAACATGTAATAAATCTATAATCTGTACgtcattaaatgtgtttaaagacgttaaaattatttatgatttaaagtaaaaataaactgCTCTTTACCAACATAAGCAGAGCTTGAACAACGTAAAATCCTtgacccaagtgacacaaacttacaaaacaaggcagcagaagaccagcagttTTCtatatggggtttggtgcgggagggagagagttttacaaacttcaatttccaATTAcaaaaggctgtttaacagtgagataaggTGTCTTTGGAAAAGCAGCTTGTTCTTTCCTTGTGTCAGTACCGACACAGGCAGCCCATGTTTgaaaccacacttcaaaacccgcttaaaagaaaacactcgTCGTCTACTCTCCTCGATAAGTGACGATGTTCTTGTCCGTCTCGTAAATCTTTATTTCATAGAGGGCGTCTGGCGGCAGGACCTTCACCATGTTGTCCCAGATGTAAACAGCCAAGTTCTCGGTGGTGCTGACGgacaaagaacaaaataaataaacagacaaacaaacacacacacacacgtaaacaatctGTGGAAGCTACTGTATGAAGTAGATACAGGAGATATTTACCTGACGACAGTGGCAAAGTACGGGACGTCCTTATCCAGGTTTTTATGATCCAGTGGAGTCATGATGACGTCCTGCAGGACAGGATCATTTCAGGATAATACTTGAAATGACCGTTGTTTGACTACAGATTTCAGGATTTTGATTTTGTATTAAATCTGTGAGAATTGTTCAGGTAGGAACCATTCTGTGTTTGACAGGACGCTTTTAGTTGGTGCGTTGTTTTACTACTGGCGGTTGGAGAGACAGTTTCATGCTCAGTTTAAGGGaaactcaataaataaaatgttgtatGGTGACAAAAGCAGCTAAACGTCTTCCTCCCtgtccctgcaccaaagtcactagagaaaatcagcgattttagctcaaaTGAGAAAAGGGCGTCACTGTTCATTCACCGCCTCGTTTGGCAAGTTTGTGACACTGAGGTAAATCCGAACTAAGCATTTTAAACttgcaaagtcacaaaataacatttgaacagAGAAATTAAGGCAGTAGTGGATCAGCAACTCTGGagagctgtgatgtaaaatcggcgattttctccatggactttggtgtggaggtGTTGGTGGTTcataaaagtgacacaaactcaaatTTCCCGTCAGAAAACTGCAAAACTGGAGTACAAGAGTGATGGAAATGCATATTTCAAATCCCACACTTAAaggaaaatgatttaaaacactgaataGAAATTCTTGTTTTAGACTTTTGGGTGAAATCCCAGTAAAGAGAAGTTCTCACCTCAATGTGTCTCTTCAGGTCCGTCAGGTTCATGACCATCCCAGTGACACGGTCAATCTGGAGACACAACACGGAAGTCAAGGTGAGCGCAGGGTTCTCACACCTTGGTTGAtatcaaattcaaggattttTCCAGGACTTATTCccttcaaattcaaggactagaatgtgctgacacagcttaaaaCCCTTTAATACCGAGCGtgtcgcagacgacacgtttgaaTTACCGTATTAatgcgacagtttgtgctatcggaaaaaaaaaagctgagaaCTTCCACGTCAAtgccaatgtgtggttattatggttatttgcaggaagccggcaaatcaggcgtctttgtcaccagagagacGAGAGAGTTCGGATTTGGAGacaaaaaattatgttttatgttgttttttttttaaattttaaatttaactgcagtgtttttcttcattttaatggttaatacactactttaacaGGCAGTAAATTGTGAATTACTGCCACACGTTGAAacttattctggaaaaatggggcAAGAGTTACAGGATCATTTTCAAGTattatcttgtgtgtgtgtgtgggattagTAATGTGCAAAAGAAACCTTTATTTATTAGTCACTTTATTAACACTGAAGCAACAAGATCAGATGTTCTTTTAATCCCCAGCTCCGCCCCCGAGGGGAAATTCAAAATTGACACAAAGGCTACTGATGCAACGAGCATAAGCGGAACCAGGAAAACCAATGttacttttaaaaagcaaactcTCTATGCTAAATTTAGCCGAAAACACAGCAACGAATCACATGTGATTCAGAAAAGTGTACATTGAGCAAAGCTAATGTTTCGTGAAGTGcaaatcaaacaacaacattaagtgAAAACAATTTCTGACAGATACTCACTTTTCCACGCACCATCACCTCTACTGTGGATAGAAACAAGAGAGATGAATGGAAAACATTGAAAGTTCACACTTTAATGTATAGCTCGTGTATaacttgtgtgtgcgtgaaacTGTACGACAAACCTTTGTAGTTGTGTCCGTGACCGTGAGGATTGTTACATTTCCCAAAgacttctttattttcttcatcactCAGCAAAGCACTGAAAACAGATGAACAAGAAACGTGAACGTGCCACTTTATAACCCTAAAAGGATTTAGTACATGTAATCTAACGTTGATACACACTCAACTTACATTTTTGAATGTATAGCCCTACAAAAACTGCTCCTGTACCTATTAATCCTGGCTCTAATTATCTTCCATACTTTTCTTACACCTGGCCCTAATAACCTTCCGTACATAACTTTGTTGTGTAAGGTCATTAGTTTTAATTCGGCAACAACATTAAATTTAACTTGACTTGAAAgttccctaaaaaaaaaatacgtatGACTGCTGACTGAGTTAGCACTATAGCATTAGCCTCACATGAGCATTAGCGGATTATGTTTACTTTACCAAATTAAAGcaggtacacacaaacacacacacacacacacacacagacaacaatcATTAC from Solea solea chromosome 21, fSolSol10.1, whole genome shotgun sequence includes the following:
- the pts gene encoding 6-pyruvoyl tetrahydrobiopterin synthase isoform X1 codes for the protein MAESAKSDSSADRVGYITRVQSFSACHRLHSALLSDEENKEVFGKCNNPHGHGHNYKVEVMVRGKIDRVTGMVMNLTDLKRHIEDVIMTPLDHKNLDKDVPYFATVVSTTENLAVYIWDNMVKVLPPDALYEIKIYETDKNIVTYRGE
- the pts gene encoding 6-pyruvoyl tetrahydrobiopterin synthase isoform X2, with translation MAESAKSDSSADRVGYITRVQSFSACHRLHSALLSDEENKEVFGKCNNPHGHGHNYKEVMVRGKIDRVTGMVMNLTDLKRHIEDVIMTPLDHKNLDKDVPYFATVVSTTENLAVYIWDNMVKVLPPDALYEIKIYETDKNIVTYRGE